A single genomic interval of Musa acuminata AAA Group cultivar baxijiao chromosome BXJ3-4, Cavendish_Baxijiao_AAA, whole genome shotgun sequence harbors:
- the LOC135635000 gene encoding probable indole-3-pyruvate monooxygenase YUCCA8: MTSNLKQVWFPGPLIVGAGPSGIATAACLKERGVPYLILEKETCFAPSWKLRTYERLKLHLPKQYCELPLMAFPPEFPTYPTKQQFISYLDAYVERFAVKPLFDMAVRVAEYDTSIRFWRVKAGDLEFICRWLIVATGENAEVVWPEIRGISRFRGQLLHTSCYMKGDGHRGEKVLVVGSGNSGMEVALDLCDNDAKVSMVVRDKASGSSLLPLLALLY, from the coding sequence ATGACATCGAATCTGAAGCAGGTTTGGTTTCCAGGGCCTCTAATAGTAGGAGCTGGACCTTCAGGTATAGCCACAGCTGCGTGCCTCAAGGAGAGAGGTGTTCCGTATTTGATACTGGAGAAGGAGACCTGCTTCGCGCCTTCATGGAAGCTGAGGACCTACGAGCGCCTAAAGCTTCATCTCCCCAAGCAATACTGTGAGCTGCCGCTCATGGCGTTCCCGCCGGAGTTCCCGACATACCCCACGAAGCAGCAGTTCATAAGCTACTTGGACGCCTACGTCGAGCGCTTCGCCGTCAAGCCATTGTTCGACATGGCGGTTCGGGTTGCCGAGTACGATACCAGCATCAGGTTCTGGCGAGTGAAGGCCGGTGACTTGGAGTTCATATGCCGGTGGCTCATTGTGGCCACAGGGGAGAATGCAGAGGTTGTGTGGCCAGAGATCAGGGGAATCTCGAGGTTCCGCGGGCAGCTCTTGCACACCAGCTGTTACATGAAGGGCGATGGCCACAGAGGGGAGAAGGTTTTGGTGGTGGGCTCTGGCAATTCAGGCATGGAGGTTGCTCTGGACCTCTGTGACAATGATGCCAAGGTCTCCATGGTCGTCAGGGACAAGGCAAGTGGATCATCCTTGCTTCCTCTTCTTGCACTTTTGTACTAA